The Primulina eburnea isolate SZY01 chromosome 6, ASM2296580v1, whole genome shotgun sequence genome contains a region encoding:
- the LOC140834196 gene encoding uncharacterized protein → MPTDNVDSVVTLDQVPRWSDSEYRCSYENEDPAFSNSCFADPLTSATEGENGGNGIVTRFPVDQEINSKIYLWRGNPWNLEVEAVINSSNENLDEAHSSPGLHAAAGPGLAEECASLGGCRTGMAKVTNAYDLPARRVIHTVGPKYAVKYHTAAENALSHCYRSCLELLIENGLQSIAMGCIYTETKSYPREPAAHVAIRTVRRFIEKQKDKIHAVVFCTTTASDTEIYKRLLPLYFPRDKHEAEIAISKLPADVGDENGETVIDERKIRIKPLPNLRKSGPTSAQISTDLPVSGIGMARQDSSYLDSYLDPAFMSLIKDPDQRRREQWQKASQARSGWNFAKMLGYGDLGGHPLSAAEEYSLHSRYLAKANSLNLSEIAEMKIVYRGGVDSEGHPVMVVVGAHFLLRCLDLERFVLYVVKELEPLIQKPYTIVYFHSAASLQTQPDLGWMKRLEQILGRKHQRNLHAIYVLHPTFGLKAAIFGLELMVDNVVWKKVVYVDRLLQLFRYVPREQLTIPDFVFQHDLEVNGGKGVIVDPRTKYVYQRP, encoded by the exons ATGCCAACGGATAATGTGGATTCTGTGGTGACACTAGATCAAGTTCCACGCTGGAGTGATTCTGAATATCGATGCTCATATGAGAATGAAGATCCTGCTTTTTCTAATTCATGTTTTGCGGACCCTTTAACATCTGCCACTGAGGGAGAGAATGGTGGAAATGGGATAGTAACTAGATTTCCCGTGGATCAGGAAATCAACTCAAAGATATATCTCTGGAGGGGAAACCCTTGGAATCTCGAGGTGGAAGCTGTAATTAATTCGTCCAACGAG AACCTAGATGAAGCACACAGCAGCCCTGGTTTGCATGCCGCAGCTGGACCCGGTCTCGCAGAAGAATGTGCTTCATTA GGTGGCTGCCGAACAGGGATGGCAAAAGTTACTAATGCGTATGACCTTCCAGCAAG GAGGGTGATACATACCGTTGGTCCCAAGTATGCTGTAAAATATCATACAGCTGCAGAAAATGCTTTGAGTCATTGCTACCGCTCTTGTCTTGAACTTCTCATTGAAAATGGACTTCAGAG CATTGCTATGGGGTGTATTTATACGGAAACCAAAAGTTATCCTCGAGAACCGGCAGCTCATGTGGCAATAC GAACTGTGAGACGATTTATTGAGAAACAGAAGGACAAAATCCATGCAGTTGTATTTTGTACTACAACAGCGTCTGATACAGAGATATATAAGAG ATTGCTTCCACTATACTTTCCACGAGATAAACACGAGGCGGAAATAGCTATTTCAAAGCTTCCGGCAGATGTTGGAGATGAAAATGGTGAAACAGTCATCGATGAACGCAAAATCAGAATCAAACCTTTACCCAATTTGAGGAAGAGTGGTCCAACTTCTGCGCAAATCTCAACTGATCTTCCAGTCAGTGGTATTGGAATGGCTAGACA GGACTCGTCGTACTTGGACTCATATTTAGACCCTGCCTTTATGTCCTTGATAAAAGATCCAGATCAGAGACGCAGAGAACAGTGGCAAAAGGCATCACAGGCACGAAGTGGTTGGAATTTTGCAAAAATGCTTGGATATGGTGATCTTGGGGGTCATCCCTTGTCTGCTGCTGAAGAATATTCTCTTCATTCTAGATATCTAGCAAAAGCCAATTCACTCAATCTTTCTGAAATTGCCGAAATGAAAATTGT TTACCGAGGTGGCGTTGATAGCGAAGGCCATCCAGTGATGGTGGTTGTTGGAGCACATTTTCTACTTAGATGTCTTGATCTAGAGCGGTTTGTGCTGTATGTCGTAAAG GAGTTAGAGCCCTTAATACAGAAGCCTTACACCATAGTTTATTTCCACTCTGCGGCATCTTTGCAGAC GCAACCAGATTTGGGATGGATGAAGAGATTAGAGCAAATACTTGGTCGGAAACACCAGCGTAATCTTCAT GCAATATATGTCCTTCATCCAACCTTTGGGTTGAAAGCTGCTATATTTGGTTTGGAGTTGATGGTAGATAACGTG GTGTGGAAGAAGGTAGTCTATGTTGATCGTCTTCTGCAGCTATTCAGATACGTTCCACGTGAACAATTGACCATTCCAGATTTTGTGTTTCA GCATGATTTAGAAGTGAATGGAGGAAAGGGTGTCATtgtggatccaagaacaaaatatGTCTATCAACGGCCATAA
- the LOC140834197 gene encoding uncharacterized protein encodes MDSSLLASSYLKPSPPNIVTTTKSTVPFKPYREKFLPFVCCRIKLEQLPISVVNAQELVHSTSLVQIMVQKSAIAVAASLAIVFCSGTAHAGIFSGFPGIESVPGPQLPSIDFLTRYNEENQKKYAENDARFKESPILKKLLEQTKLNKEKNRQQILDKYCVRGAEWGVGDCSAEGMSPEERDKFISMLKQKAGME; translated from the exons ATGGATTCCTCTCTGCTCGCGTCTTCTTATCTGAAGCCATCGCCTCCGAACATCGTTACTACGACCAAATCTACGGTCCCTTTTAAGCCTTATCGAGAAAAGTTCTTGCCATTCGTTTGTTGCAGGATAAAACTTGAGCAGCTGCCAATTTCCGTTGTAAATGCCCAAGAGTTAGTACACTCTACATCCCTCGTTCAAATCATGGTTCAGAAGTCTGCGATTGCTGTTGCAGCATCTCTTGCTATCGTTTTCTGCTCCGGAACAG CTCATGCTGGAATATTTTCGGGTTTCCCTGGGATTGAATCAGTTCCTGGTCCGCAGTTGCCTTCCATTGATTTTTTAACCCGCTATAACG AGGAAAATCAGAAAAAGTATGCTGAAAACGACGCAAGATTCAAAGAATCTCCCATCCTCAAAAAATTGCTGGAACAGACCAAATTAAACAAAGAAAA AAACCGGCAACAAATCCTTGATAAGTATTGTGTTCGAGGAGCTGAATGGGGAGTCGGAGATTGCTCTGCGGAGGGTATGTCCCCGGAAGAAAGAGACAAGTTTATTTCCATGCTGAAGCAAAAGGCTGGAATGGAATAA
- the LOC140834198 gene encoding uncharacterized protein, which translates to MWRSLSHSIAGFGPKKNSAELVRACHDFSDDETASTVSTDEGLECPICWESFNIVENVPYVLWCGHTICKNCVLGLRWAALKFSTQQIQIPLFISCPWCNLLTFRLVYKGNLKFPSKNFFLLWMVESRNGDRVKSPSSICRDRQQVWSPRCTSIIGNYSSSFAHRRMRRLGRSSSSSNSNRNFNSNSDSLLPVRPQISFPKSLDFFIHMTTKLPLVILLVIILFALPTSATILMVYLVITILFALPAFLVLYFAYPALDWLRREIRS; encoded by the coding sequence ATGTGGAGATCTTTATCACATTCAATTGCAGGATTTGGACCAAAGAAAAACAGCGCTGAGTTAGTTAGAGCTTGTCATGATTTTTCTGATGATGAGACGGCTTCGACTGTGAGCACCGATGAAGGATTGGAATGCCCCATATGCTGGGAATCTTTCAACATTGTCGAGAATGTACCCTATGTTTTGTGGTGTGGCCACACGATATGCAAGAATTGCGTCCTCGGTCTTCGATGGGCTGCTCTGAAATTTTCCACTCAACAGATCCAGATTCCACTTTTCATTTCTTGTCCTTGGTGCAATTTGTTGACATTTCGATTGGTTTACAAGGGTAATCTAAAATTTCCTAGCAAAAACTTCTTCCTTCTCTGGATGGTTGAGAGCAGAAATGGCGACAGGGTAAAATCTCCTTCCTCTATCTGTAGAGACCGTCAACAAGTTTGGTCTCCAAGGTGCACATCAATCATTGGAAACTACTCTTCTAGCTTTGCCCACAGGAGGATGCGTCGACTTGGTCGTTCAAGTTCTAGCAGTAACAGCAACCGCAACTTCAACAGCAACAGTGATAGCCTACTACCCGTTAGGCCCCAGATATCCTTTCCCAAATCCCTTGACTTTTTCATCCACATGACAACTAAGCTTCCATTGGTTATCTTACTTGTTATCATTCTATTCGCACTACCTACTAGTGCCACCATCCTAATGGTATACCTGGTGATCACGATTCTCTTTGCGCTCCCAGCATTCTTGGTGCTGTATTTTGCATATCCTGCTTTGGATTGGCTCAGACGAGAGATTAGATCTTGA
- the LOC140834199 gene encoding probable inactive purple acid phosphatase 2, with translation MIRWKLMLVLSVLYLVPPFSSSSTQPSISITPKVIPKSGDPITITWSGIDSPVQLDWVGIYSPANSSNDNFIGYVFLSSSPGWESGSGSITIPLVNLRSDYQFRIFHWDTSEINPKKHDHDHNPIPSTRHLLAQSELVSFEHGRGPEQVHLALTGRVGEMRVLFVTHDGKESSVKYGLTRNKLLKVAATQISRYEREDMCDAPANESIGWRDPGFIHDGVMIGLDEGKRYYYQVGSDSGGWSATHSFVSQTGDSSQTIAFLFGDMGTATPYSTFVRIQEESVATINWISRDIEAIGDKPALISHIGDISYARGYSWLWDNFFNQIEPVASKVPYHVCIGNHEYDWPSQPWKPDWSYAVYGTDGGGECGVPYSLRFHMPGNSSEPTGTRAPATRNLYYSFDMGVVHFVYFSTETDFLPGSKQYDFLKNDLELVDRKKTPFVVVQGHRPMYTTSYESRDTPLRERLLDHLEPLLVKNKVTLALWGHVHRYERFCPLNNFTCGSLGKNEEEWKAFPVHLVIGMAGQDWQPIWQPRPTHLTDPIFPQPVRSLYRGGEFGYIRLVANMKKLTLSYVGNHDGEVHDTVEIMASGQVFNGFVNADAVASRGGLQSTFSLYVKIGSLLVLGAFIGYVLGFVSRFRKNDTWTPVKNEET, from the exons ATGATCCGATGGAAGCTGATGTTAGTTCTGTCCGTTCTCTATCTTGTTCCACCTTTCTCTTCTTCATCAACCCAACCGTCGATTTCGATCACTCCGAAAGTCATCCCCAAATCAGGCGACCCGATCACGATTACATGGTCAGGAATTGATTCACCGGTACAGCTCGACTGGGTCGGTATTTATTCGCCGGCGAATTCGTCCAACGATAATTTCATCGGCTATGTTTTCCTTTCCTCGTCGCCCGGATGGGAATCGGGGTCGGGTTCCATCACGATACCTCTAGTCAACTTGCGATCCGATTACCAGTTTCGGATCTTCCACTGGGACACGTCCGAAATCAACCCGAAAAAGCACGACCACGACCACAATCCCATACCCAGTACCCGCCACTTGTTGGCCCAGTCGGAGCTGGTTAGTTTTGAACATGGCCGGGGACCGGAGCAAGTGCATCTGGCGTTGACCGGTCGGGTTGGGGAGATGCGTGTACTCTTCGTGACACATGATGGGAAAGAGAGTTCCGTGAAATACGGGTTGACCCGGAACAAATTGCTTAAGGTTGCAGCCACCCAGATATCAAGATATGAGAGGGAGGACATGTGTGATGCTCCAGCGAATGAGAGCATTGGGTGGAGAGATCCTGGGTTTATACACGATGGAGTGATGATTGGCTTGGATGAAGGGAAGAGATACTATTATCAG GTTGGTAGTGATTCTGGGGGTTGGAGCGCAACTCACAGCTTCGTGTCACAAACTGGGGACTCGAGTCAAACGATAGCTTTCTTATTTGGAGACATGGGGACTGCAACACCGTACTCAACTTTTGTGCGTATCCAAGAAGAAAGCGTGGCCACTATTAATTGGATAAGCCGTGATATCGAAGCTATTGGTGACAAACCAGCCTTGATCTCACATATTGGAGATATCAGTTATGCCAGAGGATATTCTTGGTTGTGGGACAACTTTTTTAACCAGATAGAACCAGTTGCATCCAAGGTTCCTTACCATGTTTGCATCGGCAATCACGAATACGATTGGCCTTCACAGCCTTGGAAACCTGATTGGTCTTATGCAGTTTATGGGACAGATGGGGGTGGAGAGTGTGGGGTGCCATATAGTCTTAGGTTCCACATGCCTGGGAATTCCTCCGAGCCTACGGGAACTAGAGCCCCTGCTACAAGAAATCTTTACTACTCTTTCGATATGGGAGTCGTCCATTTTGTTTACTTTTCTACAGAGACTGATTTCCTTCCTGGTAGCAAGCAATATGATTTTCTGAAAAACGACTTGGAGTTGGTAGATAGAAAAAAGACCCCTTTTGTTGTCGTTCAAGGACACCGGCCAATGTACACAACAAGCTACGAATCAAGAGATACCCCTTTGAGGGAGCGATTGCTCGATCACCTAGAACCACTTCTTGTCAAGAACAAGGTGACACTTGCATTATGGGGACATGTACATAGATATGAACGTTTTTGTCCTCTGAATAACTTCACTTGCGGAAGTTTGGGCAAGAACGAGGAAGAGTGGAAGGCTTTCCCTGTGCATTTGGTGATCGGGATGGCTGGACAGGATTGGCAACCAATCTGGCAACCAAGGCCAACCCACCTCACTGATCCCATCTTCCCACAACCCGTGCGGTCCTTGTATCGTGGAGGTGAATTTGGGTACATCAGACTTGTTGCCAATATGAAGAAACTCACGCTATCTTACGTGGGAAACCATGATGGGGAAGTGCATGACACAGTCGAGATCATGGCCTCTGGCCAAGTCTTTAATGGTTTTGTGAATGCTGATGCTGTTGCATCGAGGGGCGGGTTGCAATCAACATTTTCACTGTATGTTAAAATTGGCAGTCTACTTGTTCTTGGAGCTTTCATTGGGTATGTCTTAGGATTCGTGTCACGCTTCAGAAAGAATGATACATGGACTCCAGTAAAGAACGAAGAGACGTAA
- the LOC140834200 gene encoding NAC transcription factor 32-like: MGETQELDLPLGFRFHPTEFELYDYYLIPKFKGEPLHTYLIISLDVYKYDPWQLPFDQLKYAREKEGHFFTQSIEGGTSARATPSGYWIISKENIPICRETEVIGFKNKFLFSNGKDPIDGDQIAYWKMVEYRCNPAVILTSNKEMENLVICKVRHKTRVEKDPEEEEDDDFEY; encoded by the exons ATGGGGGAGACTCAAGAGCTGGATTTGCCTTTGGGGTTTCGATTTCATCCGACGGAGTTTGAGTTATACGATTACTATTTGATTCCCAAGTTTAAGGGTGAACCTTTGCATACGTATCTAATTATTAGTCTTGATGTCTACAAATATGATCCATGGCAACTTCCATTCG ATCAACTGAAGTATGCAAGAGAGAAAGAAGGGCACTTTTTCACACAAAGCATAGAGGGAGGTACTTCGGCAAGAGCAACACCAAGTGGATATTGGATAATTTCCAAAGAGAACATCCCCATTTGTAGAGAGACTGAAGTCATTGGATTCAAGAACAAGTTCTTGTTCTCCAATGGAAAGGATCCCattgatggagatcaaatagCCTACTGGAAGATGGTTGAGTATCGATGCAACCCTGCTGTGATTTTAACTTCCAACAAAGAA aTGGAAAATTTGGTAATTTGCAAAGTTCGTCACAAGACAAGGGTTGAGAAGGATCCAGAGGAGGAGGAGGATGATGATTTTGAATATTAG